One window of the Actinomyces procaprae genome contains the following:
- a CDS encoding M50 family metallopeptidase: protein MSHTLAYILGIVILIVGIGLSVALHELGHMLPAKRFGVKVPEYFIGFGPKLWSTRRGETEYGVKAIWLGGYVRLLGMLPPARPGHPDKPGSMIAEARAESLAELGPDEQDRAFYRLSTPRKLLVMAGGILTNLALGVICLTVALGVVGQPAYTAKLGSVSACVSSNIDAGAACTASDPVSPAALAGLQAGDTIISWGGEATSDWAQVQEAIAAAGTEPADVVVRRDGEELTVTVTAVEVARTVYDADGNPATDSAGEPVTRLRPYVGIGPSLGTVRTSPAQIPQVVGGAVGMTLKAIITLPAGLYHAVAAGLGLEERGADGLVSLVGVGRIAGEVSSAGTGSDTGMPFSIRLFYMLNLLGSLNLALFAFNLIPLLPLDGGHVAGACWEGGRRVWARAHGRPDPGYADTARMLPVGQVVFYLLIIMALILIWVDIVAPI, encoded by the coding sequence TTGAGCCACACCCTCGCCTACATCCTGGGCATCGTCATCCTCATTGTGGGGATCGGCCTGTCCGTCGCCCTGCACGAGCTGGGGCACATGCTGCCAGCCAAGCGCTTCGGCGTGAAGGTGCCCGAGTACTTCATCGGCTTCGGCCCGAAACTGTGGTCGACGCGTCGCGGGGAGACCGAGTACGGTGTTAAGGCCATCTGGCTGGGTGGTTACGTCCGCCTGCTGGGGATGCTGCCGCCTGCCCGTCCCGGCCACCCCGACAAGCCCGGCTCCATGATCGCCGAGGCGCGCGCGGAGTCCCTGGCCGAGCTCGGACCCGACGAGCAGGATCGCGCCTTCTACCGCCTGAGCACTCCTCGCAAGCTGTTGGTGATGGCGGGCGGCATCCTCACGAACCTGGCCCTGGGCGTCATCTGCCTGACCGTAGCCCTGGGCGTGGTGGGCCAGCCCGCCTACACGGCGAAGCTCGGCTCCGTGTCCGCGTGCGTCTCAAGCAACATCGACGCCGGTGCCGCCTGCACCGCCTCCGACCCGGTCTCCCCGGCCGCGCTGGCCGGGCTGCAGGCGGGTGACACGATCATCTCCTGGGGTGGCGAGGCCACTTCCGACTGGGCGCAGGTGCAGGAGGCGATTGCCGCTGCCGGCACCGAGCCGGCGGACGTCGTCGTGCGTCGTGACGGGGAGGAGTTGACTGTGACCGTCACCGCCGTGGAGGTGGCCCGCACCGTCTACGACGCGGACGGAAACCCGGCCACCGACTCCGCTGGAGAGCCGGTCACGCGACTGCGCCCCTACGTGGGCATCGGCCCCTCCCTGGGCACTGTCCGCACCTCCCCGGCTCAGATCCCTCAGGTCGTGGGGGGCGCGGTCGGCATGACGCTGAAGGCGATCATCACGTTGCCCGCTGGCCTGTACCACGCCGTCGCCGCCGGGCTGGGTCTGGAGGAGCGCGGTGCGGACGGCCTGGTGAGTCTGGTCGGAGTGGGTCGCATAGCCGGCGAGGTCAGTAGCGCCGGCACCGGCTCGGATACCGGTATGCCCTTCTCGATCCGGTTGTTCTACATGCTGAACCTGCTCGGCTCGCTGAACCTGGCCCTGTTCGCCTTCAACCTGATTCCGCTGCTGCCCCTGGATGGCGGGCACGTCGCCGGTGCCTGCTGGGAGGGGGGCCGACGCGTGTGGGCCCGCGCCCACGGCCGGCCCGACCCCGGCTATGCCGATACCGCACGCATGCTGCCGGTCGGCCAAGTGGTCTTCTACCTGCTGATCATCATGGCGCTGATCCTGATCTGGGTGGATATCGTCGCGCCCATCTGA